One genomic segment of Thunnus albacares chromosome 18, fThuAlb1.1, whole genome shotgun sequence includes these proteins:
- the skp2 gene encoding S-phase kinase-associated protein 2: MPEDSMPLQDLPCLSLQGSMLSQSKRVNKRKTRGCLGEGLDTECTPTELIQQWSPPHKHQRIITKGKENDSNQFVLARRSRRKKESTSGISWDHLPDELLLRILFYLPLHDLLRMSVVCKRWHRLVFDETLWHSVDLEGLTHMGPALQQVLKTGVRRLRCPRSFVEDLHFTGTGTLQITELDLSSSIIPTSALESIICRCRLLEYLSLEGLQLSDTIISSLAKNPQLLQLNLSGCSGFSAPALSELLKSCSRIEQLNISWCNFNNNHVKSVVSNVSSSVTHLNLSGYRESLTLDDVKVLVARCPHIQTLDLSDSTLLMADCFPVLAQLKYLLHLSLSRCYHIHLAALTDLGKTFPMLCLLDVYGLVQDSHLPALKKETPRISINSRPFSSIARPTPANVLVGCFSDRVMWNRPCRLRIKL, translated from the exons ATGCCAGAAGATAG CATGCCACTGCAGGACCTGCCCTGCCTGAGTCTCCAGGGCTCCATGTTGTCCCAGTCCAAGAGGGTCAACAAACGCAAGACCCGAGGCTGTCTGGGTGAGGGTCTGGACACTGAGTGCACTCCAACAGAGCTCATCCAGCAGTGGTCACCTCCACACAAGCACCAACGCATCATCACAAAGGGGAAAGAGAACGACAGCAACCAGTTTGTTCTGGCCAGGCGGtcgaggaggaagaaagaatcCACTTCAG GCATTTCATGGGACCACCTTCCAGATGAGCTGCTTCTCAGGATCCTCTTCTACCTCCCTCTGCATGACCTCCTCAGGATGTCTGTAGTTTGCAAGCGCTGGCACCGCTTAGT GTTTGATGAGACTCTGTGGCACAGCGTGGATCTGGAGGGGTTGACCCACATGGGTCCAGCTCTGCAGCAGGTGCTGAAGACCGGAGTCCGCAGGCTGCGCTGCCCTCGCTCATTCGTGGAAGATCTGCACTTCACAGGCACAGG CACACTGCAGATAACTGAACTGGACCTGTCCAGCTCCATCATCCCCACCTCAGCTCTGGAGAGCATCATCTGTCGCTGCAGGCTGCTGGAGTATCTGAGCCTGGAGGGCCTGCAGCTCTCAgacaccatcatcag CTCTCTGGCTAAGAAtccacagctgctgcagctcaacCTGAGCGGCTGCTCCGGCTTCTCTGCTCCCGCTCTGAGTGAGCTGCTCAAATCCTGCTCCAG AATAGAGCAGCTGAACATATCATGGTGCAACTTCAACAATAATCATGTGAAGAGTGTTGTCAGTAACGTGAGCTCCAGCGTTACTCACCTCAACCTCAGCGGCTACAGAGAGAGCCTCACGCTGGACG ATGTGAAGGTGCTGGTGGCGAGATGCCCCCATATTCAGACTCTAGATTTAAG TGACAGCACTCTGCTGATGGCTGACTGCTTCCCTGTCCTTGCACAACTGAAATATCTGCTGCATCTGTCCTTGAGTCGCTGCTATCACATTCATCTCGCTGCCCTCAC TGACCTCGGGAAGACGTTCCCCATGCTGTGCCTGCTGGACGTGTACGGCCTCGTACAGGACAGCCACCTGCCCGCTCTGAAGAAGGAAACTCCTCGCATCAGCATCAACTCCAGGCCTTTCTCCAGCATCGCCCGGCCCACGCCCGCCAACGTGCTCGTCGGCTGCTTCAGTGACCGTGTCATGTGGAACAGACCGTGTCGACTGAGAATCAAGTTGtaa
- the nadk2 gene encoding NAD kinase 2, mitochondrial isoform X2 translates to MVVCSVRRMTRRAVVNLVCLGNRAVTLMYGTSLRPLHTSICNTSSQPKSGFKPEKVAVVTKTTRYEFEQQRYRYAGLSEEDLKQLLRMKGSSYSGLLERHNIHTSNVEHIVKSLRKEGIEVRVVKRGEYDKEVVRWADAIISAGGDGTMLLVASKVLSKDKPVVGVNTDPERSEGHLCLPVRYTRAFPEALEKLCRGEFRWLWRQRIRLHLEGTGINPTPVDLHEQQLSLEQHNQAHRITTMDSHRRTGTLHESFSKPSLLPIRSLNEIFIGESLSSRASYYEISVDDGPWEKQKSSGLSICTGTGSKAWSYNINKLAEQAVEEVLKIGKSQTGLDIPLNREFIEKVTDEYNESLVFSPEDRRLFFSVREPIVNRVFSSGRQRGFASKVCVRSRCWDACMVVDGGTSFEFNDGAIATISMSDEDQLRTVVLEN, encoded by the exons ATGGTTGTGTGTTCAGTTAGAAGAATGACTCGCCGCGCTGTGGTGAACCTGGTGTGCCTCGGGAATCGAGCTGTCACCCTGATGTACGGAACCTCGCTTCGCCCCCTCCACACTTCGATATGTAACACTTCATCACAGCCCAAATCTGGATTCAAACCGGAGAAAGTGGCAGTTGTCACAAAGACTACAAGATATGAGTTTGAACAGCAGCGGTATCGCTACGCAGGGCTGTCTGAGGAGGACTTGAAACAGCTG CTTCGTATGAAGGGCTCCAGTTACAGCGGCCTGCTGGAAAGACACAACATCCACACCAGCAATGTGGAACATATTGTGAAGAGTCTGCG GAAAGAAGGCATTGAGGTGCGAGTGGTGAAGAGAGGAGAATATGATAAAGAAGTGGTGCGATGGGCAGATGCCATTATCTCTGCTGGAG GTGACGGGACAATGCTACTTGTTGCCAGTAAGGTTTTAAGCAAGGACAAACCAGTTGTTGGAGTAAACACAGACCCTGAGAG GTCAGAAGGTCATCTGTGTCTGCCTGTGCGGTACACTCGTGCCTTCCCAGAGGCCCTGGAGAAACTCTGTCGTGGTGAGTTCAG GTGGCTATGGCGTCAGAGGATCCGACTGCATCTAGAGGGCACCGGAATCAATCCCACCCCAGTGGACCTACATGAACAACAGCTGAGCCTGGAGCAGCACAACCAAGCTCACCGCATCACCACCATGGACAGCCACCGGA GGACAGGAACACTACACGAGAGCTTCTCCAAGCCTAGTCTCCTCCCCATCAGAAGCCTGAATGAAATTTTCATCGGAGAATCTCTGTCCTCCAG GGCTTCCTACTATGAGATCTCAGTGGATGACGGCCCTTGGGAAAAGCAGAAGAGTTCCGGACTCAGCATTTGCACAGGAACAGGATCCAAAGCCTG GTCATATAATATCAACAAACTTGCTGAACAAGCTGTGGAGGAGGTTCTAAAAATTG GAAAGTCTCAAACAGGCCTTGATATCCCACTTAATCGTGAATTTATTGAAAAAG tTACTGATGAATACAACGAGTCCCTGGTGTTCAGTCCCGAGGACAGACGCTTGTTCTTCAGTGTCAGGGAGCCCATTGTCAACAGAGTGTTCTCCAGCGGCCGGCAGAGAGGCTTCGCCAGCAA GGTTTGCGTTCGCTCGCGGTGCTGGGATGCCTGCATGGTGGTCGACGGCGGGACCTCATTCGAGTTCAACGACGGCGCCATCGCAACAATCAGCATGAGTGACGAGGATCAGCTCCGCACCGTGGTTCTGGAAAACTGA
- the nadk2 gene encoding NAD kinase 2, mitochondrial isoform X1, translated as MVVCSVRRMTRRAVVNLVCLGNRAVTLMYGTSLRPLHTSICNTSSQPKSGFKPEKVAVVTKTTRYEFEQQRYRYAGLSEEDLKQLLRMKGSSYSGLLERHNIHTSNVEHIVKSLRKEGIEVRVVKRGEYDKEVVRWADAIISAGGDGTMLLVASKVLSKDKPVVGVNTDPERSEGHLCLPVRYTRAFPEALEKLCRGEFRWLWRQRIRLHLEGTGINPTPVDLHEQQLSLEQHNQAHRITTMDSHRRTGTLHESFSKPSLLPIRSLNEIFIGESLSSRVKLKSFKPHVKLLLHRASYYEISVDDGPWEKQKSSGLSICTGTGSKAWSYNINKLAEQAVEEVLKIGKSQTGLDIPLNREFIEKVTDEYNESLVFSPEDRRLFFSVREPIVNRVFSSGRQRGFASKVCVRSRCWDACMVVDGGTSFEFNDGAIATISMSDEDQLRTVVLEN; from the exons ATGGTTGTGTGTTCAGTTAGAAGAATGACTCGCCGCGCTGTGGTGAACCTGGTGTGCCTCGGGAATCGAGCTGTCACCCTGATGTACGGAACCTCGCTTCGCCCCCTCCACACTTCGATATGTAACACTTCATCACAGCCCAAATCTGGATTCAAACCGGAGAAAGTGGCAGTTGTCACAAAGACTACAAGATATGAGTTTGAACAGCAGCGGTATCGCTACGCAGGGCTGTCTGAGGAGGACTTGAAACAGCTG CTTCGTATGAAGGGCTCCAGTTACAGCGGCCTGCTGGAAAGACACAACATCCACACCAGCAATGTGGAACATATTGTGAAGAGTCTGCG GAAAGAAGGCATTGAGGTGCGAGTGGTGAAGAGAGGAGAATATGATAAAGAAGTGGTGCGATGGGCAGATGCCATTATCTCTGCTGGAG GTGACGGGACAATGCTACTTGTTGCCAGTAAGGTTTTAAGCAAGGACAAACCAGTTGTTGGAGTAAACACAGACCCTGAGAG GTCAGAAGGTCATCTGTGTCTGCCTGTGCGGTACACTCGTGCCTTCCCAGAGGCCCTGGAGAAACTCTGTCGTGGTGAGTTCAG GTGGCTATGGCGTCAGAGGATCCGACTGCATCTAGAGGGCACCGGAATCAATCCCACCCCAGTGGACCTACATGAACAACAGCTGAGCCTGGAGCAGCACAACCAAGCTCACCGCATCACCACCATGGACAGCCACCGGA GGACAGGAACACTACACGAGAGCTTCTCCAAGCCTAGTCTCCTCCCCATCAGAAGCCTGAATGAAATTTTCATCGGAGAATCTCTGTCCTCCAG GGTGAAGTTAAAATCCTTCAAACCCCATGTTAAACTCTTGCTCCATAGGGCTTCCTACTATGAGATCTCAGTGGATGACGGCCCTTGGGAAAAGCAGAAGAGTTCCGGACTCAGCATTTGCACAGGAACAGGATCCAAAGCCTG GTCATATAATATCAACAAACTTGCTGAACAAGCTGTGGAGGAGGTTCTAAAAATTG GAAAGTCTCAAACAGGCCTTGATATCCCACTTAATCGTGAATTTATTGAAAAAG tTACTGATGAATACAACGAGTCCCTGGTGTTCAGTCCCGAGGACAGACGCTTGTTCTTCAGTGTCAGGGAGCCCATTGTCAACAGAGTGTTCTCCAGCGGCCGGCAGAGAGGCTTCGCCAGCAA GGTTTGCGTTCGCTCGCGGTGCTGGGATGCCTGCATGGTGGTCGACGGCGGGACCTCATTCGAGTTCAACGACGGCGCCATCGCAACAATCAGCATGAGTGACGAGGATCAGCTCCGCACCGTGGTTCTGGAAAACTGA